Genomic segment of Deltaproteobacteria bacterium:
ATGTCCCGGAGCAATCCGGCCAGAAAAAACGCGGTGCTCCCATGGGCCATCCGGGATGGTTCAGGCCGAAACCGATCCACATTGATCGGTCCGTTCCGGTCTCAGCGCCACACCAATGTCCCTATTGTGGTTCAACAGACTTAACCCCGATTGAAGAACCCCTGGAGCATATTCAGGAAGACATTGTGCTGGTCCCCCGCCCCGGTGTTACGCGGTATGTGCATGAACAGGCCTTCTGTACTCAGTGTCGAGGACCCGTTGTTCAGACGGCAGCCGACGAGATTCTCCATGCCCCAATCGGGCCGGTGGCCAAGTCGACCGCTATGTATCTACGTTATGAGATCGGCATTCCGTACCGAAAAGTCGCAGAGGTCTTCAAGGTTTTGTTCGGTCTATCGTTCGTGCCGGCTTCTCTGGTTGGCTTTGACCAAAAAGCAGCTAAGTTGGGCGAGCCTATTTACGCAGACCTGCGGGAAAAGCTCAGGATGTCTGACGTGGCCCATGCCGATGAAACCTCATGGCGTAATGATGGAGATGGCCATTATGTGTGGTATGGGGGCAATGAAGACCTGGCCTTCTTTCATATCGATCGGCACCGCTCTGCCGAGGTAGCCAAGTCCATCTTCGGAAAGGACTTCCCCGGTACGCTGGTGCGAGACCGCTATCCAGCTTATAACGGCATCGGCGCCAACTGGCAGGCTTGTCTGGCCCATATCATCACAACCGTTAAAGAAATCAAACGGGAACATGCTCTCCTGCCGCAACCGGAGCAGGACAAACACGTAGACTCCTT
This window contains:
- a CDS encoding IS66 family transposase; this encodes MKPPVFPPRDFVCSYEHNCPYLGGLSTTWVLGEYRMGENSYQEHLRINDLLDQRLDSALKRNRELERELAELRAKYQALHQKQFKTNRKKEGGPDDKKDVPEQSGQKKRGAPMGHPGWFRPKPIHIDRSVPVSAPHQCPYCGSTDLTPIEEPLEHIQEDIVLVPRPGVTRYVHEQAFCTQCRGPVVQTAADEILHAPIGPVAKSTAMYLRYEIGIPYRKVAEVFKVLFGLSFVPASLVGFDQKAAKLGEPIYADLREKLRMSDVAHADETSWRNDGDGHYVWYGGNEDLAFFHIDRHRSAEVAKSIFGKDFPGTLVRDRYPAYNGIGANWQACLAHIITTVKEIKREHALLPQPEQDKHVDSFTSRVKDFFSKACETGQDLRSGILSKQSALKIEKFFLKELTNICQQPLQFKPAETLRKYLVGPEQKSLFTFLRIPGVPPTNNQAEQSLRKMVIFRKVCFGTRSDKGLKTHSILPSLVQTAKRQKVHPLTFLKTLLTADSASAQAALYNNSS